A part of Solibacillus sp. FSL H8-0538 genomic DNA contains:
- a CDS encoding RNA 2'-phosphotransferase → MTVSLGFYKIIYNWVTEEGTERALFKPFQINGNPYKSRVFLVGMNPNPVLIVEENSTGIFADALVDMELLHDLYRPQLAQAPREFKGSMQFAAWMKEQFGEDIVLTSVNAYQTNVAKELKVIKNTDPTNYERGMDIFKEVVDEFQPEIIILQGTAALEQFKSLYYETLIVDDSSIPLKVQELENVGVFAEMYYSNGNNVKILAVRSMAYFGKDGTSFEKFKKNLSELLNKDSE, encoded by the coding sequence ATGACTGTTTCATTAGGTTTTTATAAGATAATTTATAACTGGGTGACAGAAGAAGGGACAGAGCGTGCGTTATTCAAACCCTTTCAAATAAATGGGAATCCATACAAGTCACGTGTATTTTTAGTCGGCATGAACCCTAATCCTGTATTAATAGTAGAAGAAAACAGCACAGGTATTTTTGCAGATGCGTTAGTAGACATGGAGTTATTGCATGATTTATATCGTCCACAGCTTGCGCAGGCTCCACGTGAATTTAAAGGATCAATGCAATTTGCTGCATGGATGAAAGAGCAGTTCGGGGAAGATATTGTGTTAACTTCAGTCAATGCCTACCAGACAAATGTGGCAAAAGAGCTCAAGGTAATTAAAAATACAGATCCGACTAATTATGAAAGAGGCATGGACATCTTTAAAGAGGTTGTCGATGAATTTCAACCGGAAATTATCATTTTACAAGGTACAGCCGCATTAGAGCAATTTAAATCGTTATACTACGAAACTTTAATTGTGGATGATTCGTCGATTCCTTTAAAGGTACAAGAGCTAGAAAATGTAGGTGTTTTTGCTGAAATGTACTATAGTAATGGTAACAATGTGAAAATATTAGCAGTACGGAGCATGGCGTATTTCGGGAAGGATGGAACTTCCTTTGAGAAATTTAAGAAAAACCTGAGTGAATTGCTAAATAAGGATTCGGAATGA
- a CDS encoding nitric oxide synthase oxygenase produces the protein MNLQEIESFLILYKEECGKNEEWLESRLEQVQCEQQFEPTTEELTFAARVGWRNSNKCIGRLFWQSLTVFDERTLTDEKGIFEALLRHIEFATNGGKIRPAITVFANDLVRIWNHQLIRYAGYETANGIIGDAHSITFTKVCEDLGWKGARTNFDVLPLVIQVGDRAPQVFDIPGEYVLEVDISHPEYDFERLNIKWYAVPIISSMRFNCGGIDYQAAPFNGWYMGTEIGARNLADTDRYNCLPKIAEILDLDTSRNASLWKDRALIELNIAVLHSYKEAGVSIVDHHTAAQQFKLFEQQESDAAREVTGNWAWLLPPVSPATTHIYHQPIANIIKKPNYFYQKQPY, from the coding sequence ATGAATTTACAAGAAATCGAATCATTTTTAATTTTATATAAAGAAGAGTGTGGCAAAAACGAAGAGTGGTTGGAGTCGCGCCTTGAGCAAGTCCAATGCGAGCAACAGTTTGAGCCAACAACTGAGGAATTAACATTTGCCGCACGTGTCGGCTGGCGCAACAGTAATAAATGCATCGGCCGCCTTTTTTGGCAAAGTTTAACCGTGTTTGATGAGCGTACGTTAACAGATGAAAAGGGAATTTTTGAAGCACTTTTACGTCACATTGAGTTTGCAACGAACGGTGGTAAAATTCGTCCTGCGATTACCGTTTTTGCGAATGACCTTGTGCGTATTTGGAATCACCAACTTATTCGTTATGCAGGGTATGAAACGGCCAACGGAATAATAGGTGATGCACATTCGATTACGTTTACGAAAGTTTGCGAGGATCTTGGCTGGAAGGGAGCGCGCACAAATTTTGATGTGCTACCGCTCGTTATTCAAGTAGGAGACAGAGCTCCGCAAGTGTTCGATATTCCGGGTGAATATGTACTTGAAGTGGACATTTCGCATCCAGAATATGATTTTGAGCGCCTCAATATAAAATGGTATGCCGTGCCAATTATTTCGAGTATGCGCTTTAATTGTGGGGGAATTGATTATCAGGCCGCACCATTTAACGGCTGGTATATGGGGACAGAAATCGGCGCGCGCAATTTAGCTGATACAGATCGCTACAATTGCTTACCAAAAATAGCTGAAATATTAGATTTGGATACGTCGCGGAATGCTTCGTTATGGAAGGACCGCGCGCTTATTGAATTAAACATTGCCGTGCTCCATTCCTACAAGGAAGCGGGTGTCAGCATTGTCGATCATCATACTGCCGCGCAGCAATTTAAATTATTCGAGCAGCAGGAAAGTGACGCCGCGCGTGAAGTAACAGGCAACTGGGCTTGGCTATTGCCACCTGTGTCACCCGCCACAACGCACATTTATCACCAACCGATTGCTAATATCATCAAAAAACCGAATTACTTTTATCAGAAACAGCCTTATTAA
- a CDS encoding TlpA family protein disulfide reductase translates to MASFSIGSLTIPTIWASVLLAYMVTKLINERILHQKNDWLGDFLFLYIVIWKLSYIVTDWAQFIRAPLSLLYFDGGILGHVLAVIVVTIQLYRKRKVKQSEGTAVFVTWFSFYLVMLFSYLLLQGNVVEGLVLVGLWLLLWKSQKTMSIILAVVTISSWFVFGQAIGSFTFLWGFVVLVLGTAQSHLVKQSIGKAIIVSMVMLVIINVVEKPIRETTTDGKAPLFTATTLTDEAWTLADYKGKTVILNFWASWCPPCKAEIPQLQSFHEEIPEDIVLLGVNLTHKEQDEGTVRSFVKGKMDFPIILDPTGEISKRYGVVTIPTTVIINPIGEIIYEHTGPVNRKQLEKLVQEAREIGR, encoded by the coding sequence ATGGCATCCTTTTCAATTGGATCACTTACAATACCAACTATATGGGCAAGTGTCCTTTTGGCATACATGGTAACGAAATTAATCAATGAACGGATTTTGCATCAGAAAAATGACTGGCTAGGAGATTTTCTGTTTCTTTACATCGTCATTTGGAAACTGAGCTATATTGTAACGGATTGGGCTCAATTCATCCGAGCTCCTCTTTCGCTGTTATATTTTGATGGGGGCATTTTAGGGCATGTTTTAGCAGTAATCGTCGTAACGATCCAACTTTATCGGAAACGTAAAGTAAAACAATCAGAAGGTACAGCGGTTTTCGTGACGTGGTTCAGCTTTTACTTAGTGATGCTATTCAGCTATTTGTTGCTACAAGGAAATGTAGTAGAGGGTTTGGTCCTCGTTGGGCTATGGCTACTATTGTGGAAATCACAGAAAACAATGTCCATTATACTTGCGGTAGTCACGATTTCAAGTTGGTTTGTTTTCGGACAGGCAATAGGCAGCTTCACTTTCTTATGGGGGTTTGTCGTATTGGTGCTAGGTACAGCTCAATCTCACCTCGTTAAACAGTCAATCGGGAAGGCCATCATTGTTAGTATGGTGATGCTAGTCATCATCAATGTTGTAGAAAAGCCTATACGGGAAACAACAACGGACGGTAAAGCACCTTTATTTACTGCCACGACGTTAACGGATGAAGCATGGACGTTAGCCGATTATAAAGGAAAGACGGTCATCCTAAATTTTTGGGCGAGCTGGTGTCCACCCTGCAAAGCAGAAATCCCCCAATTACAGTCTTTTCATGAGGAAATACCAGAGGATATCGTGTTACTTGGCGTGAATTTAACACATAAAGAGCAAGATGAAGGCACGGTTCGCTCGTTCGTGAAAGGGAAAATGGATTTCCCGATTATTCTAGACCCGACAGGCGAAATTAGTAAGCGTTACGGCGTTGTTACAATTCCGACGACGGTCATTATTAACCCAATAGGCGAAATCATCTATGAACATACCGGACCGGTGAATCGCAAGCAACTTGAAAAATTAGTACAGGAAGCGAGGGAGATTGGGAGATAA
- a CDS encoding restriction endonuclease, translating to MRKRSRRRKKRIPLMPLFFIALSGSIGWYYLESLEGVIASIVLYYILLIGFKIWRKSRRTAKLRKSGIREVDIMKGEEFERFLGELFKRRGFKVSYTATSGDYGADLILKDGQDVIAVQAKRYSSTVGVKAVQEIIGAVKMYNATEAWVVTNSHFTRQAEKLADINDVYLIERDELIDMILNKR from the coding sequence TTGCGCAAACGTAGCAGAAGAAGAAAAAAACGTATCCCACTTATGCCACTGTTCTTTATCGCACTCTCTGGCTCGATTGGTTGGTATTACTTGGAGTCGCTTGAGGGCGTAATTGCATCAATTGTTCTTTACTACATCTTATTAATCGGCTTCAAAATTTGGCGTAAATCGCGCCGCACTGCAAAATTACGAAAATCTGGTATTCGAGAAGTTGACATCATGAAGGGCGAGGAGTTTGAACGCTTTTTAGGCGAGCTATTTAAACGCCGCGGCTTTAAAGTTTCCTACACCGCAACATCTGGTGACTACGGAGCCGATTTAATTTTGAAGGATGGCCAGGACGTCATTGCCGTACAAGCAAAGCGTTATTCCAGCACAGTTGGCGTAAAGGCTGTACAGGAAATTATCGGTGCCGTCAAAATGTATAATGCAACGGAAGCCTGGGTTGTCACAAACAGCCATTTCACACGCCAAGCCGAAAAGCTTGCCGATATTAACGATGTTTATTTAATAGAACGTGATGAATTAATCGATATGATTTTGAATAAGCGCTAA
- a CDS encoding amino acid permease, with amino-acid sequence MDNIENNQFGGQPQLKRGLKSRHITMISLGGTIGTGLFLASGASISQAGPGGALLAYALIGVMVYFLMTSLGEMAAFMPNSGSFSTYATKFVDPALGFALGWNYWYNWAITIAAEIAAVSLIMKYWFPDSNSIIWTILFIIIVLSFNLLSVKAYGESEYWFSMIKVVTVIVFIIVSFLMIFGILGGEDPVGFENFVVGDAPFNGGFLAIFGIFLAAGFSFQGTELLGVTAGETEDPAKNVPKAVRSVFWRILLFYIFAIGAIGLLIPYTDSRLLSEDIAVSPFTLVFDKLGVAFAASVMNAIILTAMLSAGNSGLYASSRMLWQLAVDGKAPKIFMKVNKRGIPVYSLMATLAVGSLAFLASFFGDGVVYMWLLNASGMSGFIAWLGIAISHYRFRKAFVAQGNDVNTLPYRAKLYPFGPLFAFTVCMIVVLGQNYTAFTGDDIDWYGVLVSYIGLPLFALFWIGYKIKHKTKIVPLTECDLTNN; translated from the coding sequence ATGGATAACATAGAAAACAATCAGTTTGGCGGACAGCCACAGCTAAAAAGAGGATTAAAAAGTCGTCATATTACGATGATTTCACTAGGTGGGACGATTGGTACAGGGTTATTTTTAGCATCGGGTGCATCGATTTCGCAGGCGGGTCCAGGTGGTGCGCTACTTGCTTATGCATTAATCGGCGTAATGGTGTACTTTTTAATGACGAGTCTCGGAGAAATGGCGGCATTTATGCCAAATTCCGGTTCATTTAGTACGTATGCAACAAAATTTGTTGACCCGGCACTAGGGTTTGCACTTGGTTGGAACTATTGGTACAACTGGGCAATCACGATTGCTGCTGAAATTGCGGCTGTGTCATTAATTATGAAATACTGGTTCCCGGATAGTAATTCGATTATATGGACGATTCTTTTTATCATTATCGTCTTATCATTTAACTTATTATCTGTTAAAGCTTACGGAGAAAGTGAATACTGGTTTTCGATGATAAAAGTTGTCACAGTTATTGTGTTTATTATCGTCAGCTTCTTAATGATTTTTGGAATTTTAGGCGGGGAAGATCCTGTAGGCTTTGAAAATTTTGTTGTTGGGGATGCACCGTTTAACGGCGGTTTCCTAGCGATTTTTGGTATTTTCTTAGCGGCTGGTTTCTCATTCCAAGGGACAGAGCTTTTAGGGGTGACAGCTGGTGAAACAGAGGATCCAGCCAAAAATGTTCCAAAAGCCGTACGTTCAGTGTTCTGGCGAATTTTACTGTTTTATATTTTTGCAATCGGTGCAATCGGACTGCTCATTCCGTACACAGATTCACGTCTACTATCAGAAGATATTGCAGTGTCACCGTTCACATTAGTATTCGATAAACTAGGTGTCGCGTTTGCAGCATCTGTTATGAACGCCATCATATTAACAGCGATGCTTTCTGCTGGTAACTCGGGTCTTTATGCATCAAGTCGTATGTTATGGCAGCTTGCAGTAGATGGCAAAGCACCGAAAATTTTTATGAAGGTCAATAAACGCGGTATTCCGGTGTATTCTTTAATGGCTACACTTGCTGTTGGTTCACTTGCCTTCTTAGCATCCTTCTTCGGTGACGGCGTTGTGTATATGTGGTTACTAAACGCTTCAGGTATGTCTGGATTCATTGCTTGGCTAGGGATTGCGATTAGTCACTACCGCTTCCGTAAGGCATTTGTCGCACAAGGCAATGACGTCAATACACTGCCATACCGCGCGAAGCTCTACCCATTCGGTCCGTTATTTGCCTTTACGGTCTGTATGATTGTCGTACTTGGGCAAAACTATACAGCTTTCACAGGTGATGATATTGATTGGTACGGTGTGCTCGTATCGTATATTGGGTTACCGCTATTTGCGCTATTTTGGATTGGCTATAAAATCAAACATAAAACAAAGATTGTGCCTTTAACGGAATGTGATTTAACAAATAATTAA
- a CDS encoding RNA polymerase sigma factor, with protein MDEQTIIKDILAGNKQAYAHIINAYKNPLYATILRMTRNPQIAQDLVQEAFIKIYEQLHKYDGKGAFKSWLYRVAINHCIDEFRKKGYQLNMTELQEDQLVNETHPEVVFLKKEKSRQLERLIATLPEIERMILLLRYVNELSYLEISELLQIPLSDVRNKLHRSKKKMRNQVQQGGYFDEVSERR; from the coding sequence ATGGACGAGCAAACGATTATTAAAGACATTCTTGCAGGGAATAAACAGGCATATGCACACATTATTAATGCCTATAAAAATCCGCTTTACGCCACAATTTTGCGAATGACGAGAAATCCGCAAATCGCACAGGATCTTGTGCAGGAGGCGTTTATTAAAATTTACGAGCAACTGCATAAATACGACGGAAAAGGCGCCTTTAAAAGCTGGCTATACCGCGTCGCAATCAATCATTGTATCGATGAATTCCGTAAAAAAGGCTACCAACTAAATATGACGGAATTACAAGAAGATCAGCTAGTTAACGAAACTCACCCAGAAGTCGTTTTTTTAAAAAAGGAAAAGAGTCGGCAGCTGGAGCGGCTCATTGCTACATTACCTGAAATTGAGCGCATGATTTTGCTATTGCGCTATGTAAATGAACTAAGCTATCTCGAAATAAGCGAGCTTCTGCAAATTCCATTATCCGACGTACGTAATAAACTTCACCGGTCGAAAAAGAAAATGAGAAATCAAGTACAACAGGGGGGCTATTTTGATGAAGTGTCCGAACGCCGATAA
- a CDS encoding CynX/NimT family MFS transporter yields the protein MDSEQQMHHSKKIQFSKSTLIFVLAIIVFATTLRTPLTVVGPIISFIREGLGISNVLAGFLTTIPLLGFAVISPFAPRIARKFGMEMTLFYSVIILSIGILLRSSGMTALLLMGTVLIGIAIAFGNVLIPSYFKLRYPLHIGLLTGIYTVSMNTSAGLAAGISHPIASSGWGWQGALGFSIILSVATLVMWIPLIRGKKVEMATISGNQPKKQLWKSPLAWAIAGSMGLQSLIFYCSSAWLPEIFIAQGMSAHSAGWMGSIMQMSQIPMTFLIPIIAGKLPTQRPIVVFFTICYLIGFTGVLMEWTSLAVLWMMFLGFAGGASFGLIMMFFTLRTKTAYEAAELSGFAQSVGYLLAAAGPVLFGYLHDATNSWFLPISVFVIVSLLLFIMSFFSAKNSFV from the coding sequence ATGGATTCTGAACAACAAATGCACCATAGCAAAAAAATACAATTTAGTAAATCGACCCTTATTTTTGTGTTAGCAATTATCGTATTTGCAACAACACTGCGGACACCACTGACGGTTGTCGGACCAATTATTTCATTTATTCGAGAAGGGCTTGGTATTTCTAATGTGCTAGCTGGCTTCTTAACAACTATTCCATTACTGGGCTTTGCCGTAATTTCACCTTTTGCACCAAGAATTGCACGCAAATTCGGCATGGAAATGACGTTATTTTATTCAGTTATTATTTTGTCGATCGGGATATTGTTACGCTCGTCTGGCATGACAGCGCTTCTCCTAATGGGAACAGTATTAATTGGCATTGCCATTGCATTCGGGAATGTATTAATTCCGAGTTATTTTAAATTAAGATATCCACTTCACATCGGGCTATTGACTGGAATTTATACAGTTTCCATGAATACTTCTGCAGGACTTGCAGCCGGGATTAGTCATCCAATCGCTTCTTCTGGGTGGGGTTGGCAAGGTGCACTTGGGTTTTCAATTATATTAAGTGTAGCTACACTTGTGATGTGGATTCCGCTAATTCGCGGCAAAAAGGTTGAAATGGCGACAATTAGTGGCAACCAACCGAAAAAACAATTATGGAAATCCCCACTTGCCTGGGCCATTGCGGGTTCCATGGGGCTGCAATCTCTTATCTTTTATTGCTCTAGTGCGTGGCTACCTGAAATCTTCATCGCCCAAGGTATGAGTGCTCATTCTGCAGGCTGGATGGGCTCAATAATGCAAATGTCTCAAATTCCGATGACATTTTTAATCCCGATCATTGCGGGTAAATTACCTACTCAGCGCCCAATTGTAGTATTCTTCACCATTTGTTATTTAATTGGTTTTACAGGCGTTTTAATGGAATGGACAAGTCTTGCTGTTTTGTGGATGATGTTTTTAGGCTTTGCTGGCGGGGCGTCATTTGGCCTCATAATGATGTTTTTCACGCTACGTACAAAAACGGCATATGAGGCAGCGGAGCTTTCAGGCTTTGCTCAGTCAGTCGGCTATTTACTTGCAGCAGCAGGACCTGTGTTATTTGGCTACCTACATGACGCAACCAATAGCTGGTTTTTACCAATTTCCGTCTTTGTCATCGTATCGTTGTTATTATTTATCATGTCTTTCTTTAGTGCCAAAAACAGTTTTGTGTAA
- a CDS encoding DUF4179 domain-containing protein, whose product MKCPNADKLSQVHDQLLSNEEMEQLQAHVNNCASCQVVIELFEGETDFMKETLQTPTLPNEFAGHVLEQLTPYKPLKRRKSYWKRALLSAAGVALAFGVTVAVSPSFAQLIGGIFSTDSVDEGLQMAMDAGLVERVDLSVVDKGITLKVEDVMVDSSRLVISYQILNSSGKVLDPYFDMQDKDNHIFLVDAQGNELEPSISSWGRTDEDYGLLQYSLREGIDVEKFTVQVRLHELARKKGMWHLDIPIELSEITKLTTKVALNDATFEHEGVTVTLQEAQYAPSSNELIYTTSFTNETRTELQEKRDALTEQYGEQFNPLTTGVGYYIENQSGERVAANNIFTVDRGHSVSNGTLQSLGSRTDIVGQSLSIDSFVPRKENDQLTFVLEGIYKTIQLDYAVSFQPDKIENESPSFDYGGNYLTIKSIEKETDYSLRKSWLPIQKDSYVVIVLEGSREAMADDLENWVLQDDKGNSYMAYRSGGTSDNIDEHGRFLMTVELRVYGVEKITDTMTLHLTQVNRYEQLTEPWRVPLYQ is encoded by the coding sequence ATGAAGTGTCCGAACGCCGATAAATTATCACAGGTACATGATCAATTACTGTCAAACGAGGAAATGGAGCAGCTCCAAGCACATGTGAACAATTGCGCTTCTTGTCAGGTAGTAATAGAGCTTTTTGAAGGTGAAACTGATTTTATGAAAGAAACACTCCAAACACCAACGTTACCAAATGAATTTGCAGGCCATGTACTCGAGCAATTAACGCCATACAAACCATTGAAAAGGCGGAAATCGTACTGGAAACGCGCTCTTTTATCAGCAGCAGGTGTGGCGCTTGCATTTGGCGTAACGGTAGCTGTTAGTCCAAGCTTCGCACAATTAATTGGGGGAATCTTTTCTACCGATAGTGTGGATGAAGGGCTACAAATGGCAATGGATGCAGGATTAGTGGAGCGCGTGGATTTATCCGTGGTGGATAAGGGGATTACATTAAAAGTGGAAGATGTCATGGTCGATTCTTCACGTCTGGTGATTTCATACCAAATCTTAAATTCTTCTGGAAAAGTATTAGACCCATATTTTGATATGCAGGATAAAGACAATCATATATTTTTAGTTGATGCACAAGGCAATGAGTTGGAGCCTTCAATTTCTTCTTGGGGGCGTACGGATGAAGACTACGGATTACTACAATATTCTTTGCGTGAGGGAATCGACGTGGAGAAGTTTACCGTACAAGTGCGCCTACATGAGCTTGCGCGTAAGAAAGGCATGTGGCATCTTGACATTCCAATTGAGTTAAGTGAAATTACCAAATTGACAACAAAAGTGGCACTAAATGATGCGACATTTGAGCATGAAGGTGTGACCGTTACTTTACAAGAAGCACAGTACGCGCCCTCATCAAATGAATTAATTTACACAACGAGTTTCACGAATGAAACGCGTACCGAATTACAAGAAAAGCGCGATGCCTTAACGGAGCAGTACGGTGAGCAATTTAACCCGCTCACAACAGGAGTTGGTTATTATATTGAAAACCAAAGTGGGGAAAGGGTTGCTGCCAATAATATTTTTACAGTCGACCGTGGCCATTCGGTAAGCAACGGAACTTTACAATCGCTCGGGAGCAGGACGGATATTGTTGGGCAGTCCTTATCGATCGATTCATTTGTTCCGCGAAAGGAAAACGATCAACTAACATTTGTCCTCGAGGGCATTTACAAAACAATTCAGTTAGATTACGCTGTTTCATTTCAACCAGATAAAATAGAAAACGAGTCGCCGAGCTTTGACTACGGTGGTAACTATTTAACAATCAAGTCAATTGAAAAGGAAACCGACTATTCCTTGAGAAAATCGTGGCTACCAATTCAAAAAGATTCGTATGTCGTAATTGTTTTAGAAGGTAGCCGTGAAGCAATGGCCGATGATCTGGAAAATTGGGTGCTGCAAGATGACAAAGGCAATTCATATATGGCTTACCGCAGCGGTGGCACATCGGATAATATTGACGAACACGGGCGATTTCTTATGACTGTTGAGTTACGTGTGTACGGTGTCGAAAAAATAACCGATACGATGACGCTACATCTAACACAAGTAAATCGTTATGAGCAGCTAACCGAACCTTGGAGAGTGCCACTATATCAATAA
- a CDS encoding DUF421 domain-containing protein, which translates to MDFFHGQETLTTIQWILRAIIAFFFLLFAAKILGRRSISQLRLLDYAMAISIGNIIAHPLSDENLGMKGSMITMSALVILYTVVVLLSLKWVSFRRLIEPPPIPLIKNGEIVSANLRKARISVDFLISELRKEKVEDVQKIALALWEADGSISSFLYPQHQTPTRTDMKIAPEPFSLPIVLIREGKIDYHELNNTKFNEEWLKNKIQSTYNVDIKGVLLATIDLKDSLQVFLYK; encoded by the coding sequence GTGGATTTCTTTCATGGACAAGAAACACTTACCACAATTCAATGGATTCTAAGAGCAATTATCGCTTTTTTCTTTTTACTCTTCGCGGCGAAAATTCTGGGGCGGCGTTCTATTTCTCAACTGAGATTACTCGATTATGCTATGGCAATATCTATTGGTAATATCATCGCCCATCCTTTGTCAGATGAAAATTTAGGAATGAAGGGTTCCATGATTACCATGTCCGCCTTAGTTATTTTATATACAGTCGTTGTACTCTTAAGCCTTAAATGGGTTTCGTTTCGACGTTTAATAGAGCCCCCTCCAATTCCACTTATTAAAAATGGAGAGATTGTTTCGGCAAACTTACGAAAGGCAAGAATTTCTGTCGATTTTTTAATATCGGAATTAAGAAAAGAAAAGGTAGAAGATGTTCAAAAAATTGCGCTCGCATTATGGGAAGCAGACGGATCTATTTCAAGTTTTTTATACCCACAACATCAAACACCAACGCGAACAGATATGAAGATAGCACCTGAACCTTTTTCTCTTCCTATTGTTCTCATTAGAGAGGGGAAAATTGATTACCATGAGTTAAACAATACTAAGTTTAATGAGGAGTGGCTAAAAAATAAAATCCAGTCAACATATAACGTAGACATTAAAGGTGTCCTATTAGCGACAATCGACTTAAAAGATAGCTTGCAGGTTTTCCTGTACAAATAA
- a CDS encoding xanthine phosphoribosyltransferase, with the protein MKLLKEKIEQEGKVLSDVVLKVDSFLNHQIDPMLMKEIGDEFANRYSEEIITKVLTIESSGIAPATFLGLTIGAPVVFARKRKSLTLTDNLYSSKVHSFTKGETNEISVSKNFLSADDNVIIIDDFLANGEALKGLLDIAKQAGANVVGAGIVIEKGFQDGGKILREQGLRIESLANIKSLTNGKVEFFD; encoded by the coding sequence ATGAAGCTTTTAAAAGAAAAAATCGAGCAAGAAGGTAAAGTGTTATCAGATGTTGTCCTAAAAGTGGACTCATTCTTAAATCACCAAATCGATCCAATGTTAATGAAGGAAATTGGCGACGAATTTGCGAATCGCTATTCAGAAGAGATCATTACGAAAGTATTAACAATTGAATCTTCAGGAATCGCACCAGCGACATTCCTTGGTTTAACAATTGGTGCACCAGTAGTATTTGCGCGTAAACGTAAATCACTTACATTAACAGATAATCTATACTCTTCAAAGGTCCACTCATTCACAAAAGGTGAAACAAACGAAATTTCAGTTTCGAAAAATTTCTTATCAGCAGATGACAATGTCATTATTATTGATGATTTTCTAGCAAACGGTGAAGCATTAAAAGGTTTACTAGACATCGCTAAACAAGCAGGCGCAAATGTTGTAGGTGCTGGTATCGTAATTGAAAAAGGCTTCCAAGACGGCGGTAAAATCCTCCGCGAACAAGGACTTCGCATCGAATCATTAGCAAATATTAAATCATTAACAAACGGTAAAGTAGAGTTTTTCGATTAA
- a CDS encoding HD domain-containing protein produces MDLVDKAIQFIAEKHEGQYRKGLNVPHSTHLFGVARILKIAGYAEPVVIAGLLHDVLEDTTATEQELQEKFGDSVLALVKASTELEKSLSWNERKEYVIQQIKHKTDEQLAIMLAEKLHNVKSITVEVAQLGNETWNNFNAPKEKQEWYYRAIISEVKKYHPGALLFPQLELAVDKLFIRVENCKKR; encoded by the coding sequence ATGGATTTGGTCGACAAAGCAATCCAATTTATTGCGGAGAAACATGAGGGCCAGTACCGGAAAGGCTTAAATGTTCCCCATTCTACACATTTATTTGGTGTAGCACGGATATTGAAAATAGCTGGATACGCTGAGCCGGTAGTTATTGCAGGTTTATTACATGATGTGTTGGAAGATACAACTGCTACGGAGCAAGAGTTACAGGAAAAGTTTGGGGATTCTGTACTAGCACTCGTCAAAGCATCGACCGAACTAGAAAAATCGCTCAGTTGGAACGAACGGAAAGAATATGTAATTCAGCAAATTAAACATAAGACAGACGAACAATTGGCCATTATGCTTGCAGAAAAATTACATAATGTGAAATCAATAACGGTTGAGGTAGCGCAACTTGGGAACGAAACTTGGAATAATTTTAATGCTCCAAAAGAAAAACAAGAATGGTATTATCGAGCCATTATTAGTGAAGTGAAAAAATATCATCCGGGTGCCTTGCTCTTTCCTCAGCTTGAACTAGCAGTAGACAAGCTCTTTATTCGGGTAGAAAACTGTAAGAAGAGATGA